In Macadamia integrifolia cultivar HAES 741 chromosome 12, SCU_Mint_v3, whole genome shotgun sequence, the following are encoded in one genomic region:
- the LOC122057778 gene encoding peptide-N4-(N-acetyl-beta-glucosaminyl)asparagine amidase A-like — MGSSLLILFFSLFLLHLPFACNANLHKTSRFRSELLSQPHPKDAPITRYFEVTKPIKLPKTKPCSYIILQHDFGYTYGKSPVLADYKPPSDCPSQDFSKIVLEWKATCKGRQFDRIFGVWLSGVEILRSCTAEPRATGIVWTLKKDITRYTSLLKNPQTLAVYLGNLIDQTYTGIYHVNITFHFYPAEVPTIPLKRNSANSVSRFGSPADLVLPISRNLPLNDGLWFLIENSTDIEKKQFKIPQNAYRAVLEVYVSFHSDDEFWYTNPPNDYIEANNLTNVAGNGPYREVVVSLNDRVVGAVWPFTVIYTGGINPLLWRPITGIGSFNLPSYDIEITPFLGEILDGDSHKFGFSVTNALDVWYVDANLHLWLDGKSERTEGKLIKYKSPRPLVSLVSHFEGLNGSFLITASRSIHSSGWVKSSHGKIKTYSIQDFSFTNLMEMKENFNVQIVGQTIEANSSVFAKLPSSYMYSMESVKRFPLYLYSGNVEQGVGSYNSIANLSLGFNEDRFSGASSDFSTSSLRNLQNGQGNMLVKGNLVVSGLGSTQQTYGFDSNEGCYFRNVSSTNYTVLYDEKRGSCDRKSSPRLSFKLSRWWPVSARRSFRTSKLHGQRGLA; from the coding sequence ATGGGTTCCTCTCttctcatcctcttcttctctctcttccttcttcaccTTCCTTTTGCTTGTAATGCAAATCTCCATAAAACAAGTCGTTTCAGATCAGAACTACTTTCTCAGCCCCATCCTAAAGATGCCCCCATCACCCGTTACTTCGAAGTAACAAAACCCATtaaactacccaaaacaaaaCCCTGTTCTTACATCATCCTTCAACATGATTTCGGCTACACATATGGTAAATCGCCTGTTCTTGCTGACTACAAACCCCCATCGGATTGCCCATCTCAGGATTTCTCCAAAATCGTTCTCGAATGGAAAGCAACCTGTAAAGGGAGACAATTCGATCGCATTTTTGGGGTTTGGTTGAGCGGTGTTGAAATCCTTCGTAGCTGCACTGCAGAACCTAGAGCCACCGGGATCGTCTGGACACTCAAGAAGGACATTACGAGGTACACTTCATTGCTTAAGAATCCTCAAACACTTGCTGTTTATCTGGGTAACCTTATTGATCAAACTTATACTGGAATCTACCATGTCAATATAACATTCCATTTCTATCCTGCGGAAGTACCCACAATTCCCCTTAAGCGGAATTCTGCAAATTCCGTTTCTAGGTTTGGTTCTCCTGCCGATTTGGTGCTCCCCATCTCGCGAAACCTTCCTCTGAATGATGGATTGTGGTTTTTGATTGAGAATTCGACGGATATTGAGAAGAAGCAGTTTAAGATTCCACAAAATGCCTATCGAGCTGTTCTTGAAGTGTATGTTTCATTCCATTCGGATGATGAATTTTGGTATACGAATCCTCCCAATGATTATATTGAAGCAAATAATCTAACAAATGTGGCTGGAAATGGCCCTTATAGGGAGGTTGTGGTTTCTCTCAATGATAGGGTTGTTGGTGCTGTCTGGCCTTTCACTGTGATCTATACTGGAGGAAtcaatcctctcctttggagACCCATCACTGGGATCGGCTCTTTCAACCTCCCTTCATATGACATTGAAATTACGCCATTCCTTGGTGAGATTTTGGATGGGGATAGCCACAAATTTGGGTTTAGTGTAACAAATGCTCTCGATGTATGGTATGTAGATGCAAATTTGCATCTCTGGTTGGACGGTAAGAGTGAGAGAACTGAGGGCAAGCTCATTAAATACAAAAGCCCACGTCCACTGGTCTCTCTGGTTTCACATTTTGAAGGTCTCAATGGATCTTTTCTTATCACTGCAAGTCGGTCTATTCATTCATCAGGATGGGTGAAGTCCTCCCATGGGAAGATCAAAACTTATTCGATCCAAGATTTTAGTTTCACGAACTTAATGGAGATGAAAGAGAATTTCAATGTGCAGATTGTGGGTCAAACAATTGAAGCCAACAGTAGTGTTTTTGCGAAGCTCCCTTCTTCTTATATGTATTCTATGGAATCAGTGAAGAGGTTTCCTCTTTATTTGTATTCAGGCAATGTAGAGCAAGGGGTTGGCAGTTATAATTCAATTGCAAACCTCTCATTGGGATTTAATGAAGATAGATTTTCTGGTGCCAGTTCTGATTTCTCTACCAGTTCTCTCAGAAACTTGCAGAATGGACAAGGTAATATGCTTGTAAAGGGAAACTTGGTAGTCAGTGGTTTGGGAAGTACTCAGCAAACGTATGGATTTGATAGTAATGAAGGATGCTACTTCAGGAATGTGAGCAGTACAAACTACACTGTTCTTTATGATGAAAAAAGAGGCAGTTGCGACAGAAAATCTTCGCCTCGCTTAAGCTTCAAGTTGAGTAGATGGTGGCCTGTTTCTGCTAGGAGGAGCTTTCGAACATCTAAATTGCATGGTCAAAGGGGGCTGGCTTAG